The window CAACGTGGGCGCGGCCCGGTTGGCCGAGCTGCTGGCCTGATCGAGAAAACGCCGAGTGACCAGGTGTGATCAGGCAAGCTGACATCATGAACGACGTCCGAGCACCGCAGACCCAGCCTGCGGATGTCACGCAGCTGATCCATGTCGCGCGGCAGCCGATCTTCGATGTTCACGGCGCCGTGTTCGGGTATGAGCTGCTGTTCCGGGGTTCGCTGGACGAGGTCGAGGCCTCCCAGCGGGACATCTCCGCGACCAGTCAGGTGATCGTGGCGGCGTTCACCGAGTTCGGTCTGCCCGAGGTGGTCCGGGACCGGCTCTGCTTCATCAACATGACCCGGGAGTTCCTGGTCGGCGACCTGACCCTGCCGATCGGCCCGGAGCAGGTGGTGCTGGAGGTGCTGGAGTCGATCACGATCGACGACGAGGTGCTGGCCGGGGTGACCGCGCTGTCCGAGGCCGGGTACCGGATCGCGCTCGACGACTTCGTGTGGGGCCTGGGCCACGACAGGCTGTTCAGCATCGCCTCGTTCGTGAAGCTGGACCTGCTCGACGGCGATCTGAGCCGACTGGAGGAGACCATCGCGGTGTGCCGGCGGTACCCGCAGATCCAGCTCGTCGCCGAACGGCTGGAGACCGAGGCGCACGTGGCGATGGCCGAGAGATACGGATGCGAGCTCCGGCAGGGGTACGCGCTGAGCCGCCCGCATGTGCTGACCACGCACACCCTGTCGGCGTCGAAGCTGCGCCGGTTGGAGTTGCTGGCGCTGCTGCACGCCGCCGACACCGACATGGACAAGGTCAGTGATCTGATCTGCACCGACCCGGCCCTGGCGATGCGGGTGCTGCGGGCCAGCAACAGCGCCGCGGCCGGGCTTCCGCAGCGACTGAACTCGGTGCCGCAGGCGGTGGTGCTGCTGGGCATCGCCAAGATCCGGCAGTGGGCGGCGCTGATGATCGCCAGCGAGGTGACCGGCGCCTCCGAGGAGCAGCTGACCGAGGCTCTGGTGCGGGCCCGGTTCTGTCATCGTCTGGCGCCGGAGTTCAAGGTGGTGCCGGAGACCGCCTTCCTGCTCGGGTTGCTGACCGGGGTCGCCGATCTGACCGGTATGCCGCGCGAGGACCTGGCCACGCAGATGCCGCTGGCCGACGACCTGGCCGGGGCGTTGCGCGGTGACGGCAGTCCGCTGCAACGGGTGCTGGAGGCGGTCGAGGCCTACGAGAACGGCGACATCCCGGTGGTCAACTCGGTCGCTCTCGGCTCGGCCTACCTGGACATGCTGCGCTGGTCCAACAAGCTGGTCTCGGACGTCGCCGACTGAGCGTCACAGGTCGTCGGGCAGGTCCTGGAACAGTGGCGGTTCCTCCTCGTCGGTGCGGAAGATCGTCACCGGCGGTGTCTCCCAGACGGTCACCGCGACGATCAGATCACGGCTGTCCGCGGCGCGGGTCACGGTGATCCCGGCGTTACGGCCGTCGCTGGTACGGCCACAGGCCTCCACTCCGGCCGCCGCGGCCTCCGGGGTGATCGTGAAGCCGTACTCGCTGGCCGCCAGGCAGGAGTAGTAGGCGGCCGACTTGTCGGCCAGCTCCCCGCCGCCGGTCTCCTCGATCGCGCCCTGGTCGGTGACGACGAGATCGCATCGTTCGGCGCAGCCGGTGGCGCCCCAGTCCGCGGCACGGGAGTCGAGGTCGATGCGGGCGCCGGGCGCGAGCCGCAGCCGGTCGGGCCCGCGGCGGACGGTGGGTGCGGCCTGGAATCCGGTCCGGATCAGGGCGGGGGCGACGACGGCCTGGACGGCGATCGAGGTGCCGGCGACTTCGGCGAGGGTGACGTCCCAGTGGCCGCGGACCGGGCTGAACATCCCGGCGACAACCGCGACCACACCGACAACAGCTCCGAAAAGGGCACGGAAGTTGAAAAGTGGGAACATCCCCTCACTTTCGAGCCTGGTACAACGACCCGCAAAACAAAAAGTGGCGCAATTCCCCTGAGGTGTGAGCGTCGCCGACAATCGGGGGCATGCGCGCCGCCCGGCTGATCAACATGGTTCTGCTTCTGCAGTCGCGGGGTCTGCTCACCGCCGCCGAACTGGCGGCCGAGTTGGAGGTGTCCGAGCGGACCGTCTACCGGGATGCGCTGGCACTGTCCGAAGCGGGGGTGCCGGTCTACGCCGAGCAGGGCCGGGCCGGTGGGTATCGGCTGGTCGGCGGTTACCGGACGCGGCTGACCGGGTTGAGCCGCAGTGAGGCGGAGGCACTGTTCCTGGCCGGGCTGCCCGGTCCGGCCCGGGACATGGGTCTGGACGAGCCGGTCCAGTCGGTACGCCGCAAGATGCTGGCCGCGCTGCCGGAGGGGCTGCGGGAGGCGTCGCAGCGGGCCGGACAGCGGTTCCACCTGGACGCGCCGGGCTGGTTCGAGGCGGCCGACCCGCCGGAGCACCTGGCCGAGCTGGCCCGGGCGGTGTGGCAGGACCGGGTGCTGACCATCGGCTATCGGCGGCGCGACGAGGAGGTGTCCCGCGAGGCCGAGCCGTACGGTCTGGTCCTCAAGAACGGGGTCTGGTATCTGGCCGCCCGGGTGGGCGTGGACCTGCGTACCTACCGGGTGGACCGGATCACGTGGGTCGAGCCGACCGGTGACGGGTTCACCCGGGATCCGGAGTTCGACCTGCCGGAGTTCTGGGCGCGGCGGGCGGCCGAGTTCGTGCGGCAGATGCTGCGCGAGACGATCACCATCCGGCTCAGCCCGGACGGGTTGCGGATGCTGCGGTCGGTGGCCGATCCGCCGGCGGTGCGGGAGGCGCACGAGGTGGCCGGCGAGCCGGATCCGCACGGGTGGGTGCGGACCCGACTGCCCGTCGAGTCGATCGAGGTCGGTTACACGTACATGCTGAGGTTGGGTCCGGAGGTCGAAGTGCTGGAGCCGCCCGGTCTGCGGGAACGGCTCGCCGACGCCGCGCGCCGTCTCGGTGACCTCTACCGGTAACCGGTCACGTCGGCGGGTTTCCCGGCGTCCTGCACCTCGACGACGTAGCGCCAGGCGTCGGGCCGGCTGCCGTCGGTGTCGGTGACGTCGTAGGCCTCGGCCAGGTCGAAGCTGGTCACCGATCGGCTGTGCCAGCGGGCCCGGTCGGGGTCGGCGGCCATCGCGGCGATCCCCCGGCCGATCATCACCGGCGACTCGGAGCTCGCGAAGTGCGGTTCCTTCACGCAGGCGTCGCGCCAGTTGTCCTCGGTGACGCCGAAGTTGTCGAGCATCATCTCCGAGCGGATCCAGCCCGGTGTGACGTTGACGCTGGTGGCGTCGTGGTCGGTGAGTTCGTGGGCCCAGATGAAGCCGAGCCGGTTGACGGTCGTCTTGGCCAGGTCGTAGAAGACCGACAGCCGGTAGTTGGTCGCGTTGTAGCCGGTGGTGCCGTCGCCGACCTCGACGACCAGGCCGCCGGGGTTGCGGATCAGCAGCGGCAGTGCGTAGTGGCTGGTGATGATGTGGGTGTCGATGGCCAGGCGGAGTAGCCGCAGGCCCGGTTCGAGGGGCTGATCCCAGACCGGCTTGTTCCAGGTGGTCAGCGGGTCGCCGCCGAAGATGTCGTTGACCAGTACGTCCAGGCGGCCCTGTTCGTCGTCGATCTGCTGGATCAGGGCGGCCACCTGCTCGTGGTCGAGGTGGTCGACGGCGACCGCGATGCCCGTGCCAC of the Actinoplanes sichuanensis genome contains:
- a CDS encoding EAL and HDOD domain-containing protein, giving the protein MNDVRAPQTQPADVTQLIHVARQPIFDVHGAVFGYELLFRGSLDEVEASQRDISATSQVIVAAFTEFGLPEVVRDRLCFINMTREFLVGDLTLPIGPEQVVLEVLESITIDDEVLAGVTALSEAGYRIALDDFVWGLGHDRLFSIASFVKLDLLDGDLSRLEETIAVCRRYPQIQLVAERLETEAHVAMAERYGCELRQGYALSRPHVLTTHTLSASKLRRLELLALLHAADTDMDKVSDLICTDPALAMRVLRASNSAAAGLPQRLNSVPQAVVLLGIAKIRQWAALMIASEVTGASEEQLTEALVRARFCHRLAPEFKVVPETAFLLGLLTGVADLTGMPREDLATQMPLADDLAGALRGDGSPLQRVLEAVEAYENGDIPVVNSVALGSAYLDMLRWSNKLVSDVAD
- a CDS encoding helix-turn-helix transcriptional regulator, translating into MRAARLINMVLLLQSRGLLTAAELAAELEVSERTVYRDALALSEAGVPVYAEQGRAGGYRLVGGYRTRLTGLSRSEAEALFLAGLPGPARDMGLDEPVQSVRRKMLAALPEGLREASQRAGQRFHLDAPGWFEAADPPEHLAELARAVWQDRVLTIGYRRRDEEVSREAEPYGLVLKNGVWYLAARVGVDLRTYRVDRITWVEPTGDGFTRDPEFDLPEFWARRAAEFVRQMLRETITIRLSPDGLRMLRSVADPPAVREAHEVAGEPDPHGWVRTRLPVESIEVGYTYMLRLGPEVEVLEPPGLRERLADAARRLGDLYR
- a CDS encoding SDR family oxidoreductase encodes the protein MKSKPLTGKVALVAGATRGAGRQIAVQLGAAGATVYATGRSTRAARSEYGRPETIEDTADLITEAGGTGIAVAVDHLDHEQVAALIQQIDDEQGRLDVLVNDIFGGDPLTTWNKPVWDQPLEPGLRLLRLAIDTHIITSHYALPLLIRNPGGLVVEVGDGTTGYNATNYRLSVFYDLAKTTVNRLGFIWAHELTDHDATSVNVTPGWIRSEMMLDNFGVTEDNWRDACVKEPHFASSESPVMIGRGIAAMAADPDRARWHSRSVTSFDLAEAYDVTDTDGSRPDAWRYVVEVQDAGKPADVTGYR